In Centroberyx gerrardi isolate f3 chromosome 7, fCenGer3.hap1.cur.20231027, whole genome shotgun sequence, the sequence TGTTTGGGGACTCCTGggtttaaaaagagaaaagctgcaaGCAAAAAGGTAACAAACTTCAGACTACATTGTGATActcattttaaaaaacaaagtcaAGCCAATTTGATGTCAGTGATGAGTCTTGTCttatgattttttatttttttttgtattcccAGCAAAAGAAAACTCCATCACCAAATAGTGAATCAGAGAGCTCCTCTGAAggtttgtatcatattttgtgccTTGCTTGTTATAACTGCAGTATTTACAAAACCAACaaatagacagagacaggtagagatGTTTGGAATGACATATTCTGTGGTTATTGGAACATTTTTCATTGCTCACTGTCCATTGTATCCCTGTCAAAGAGTCAAAAGCAGAGTccgaggaagaggtggaggaagatgatgagAAAGATGAAGACTGGCATCCAGGCGGTGGAAGTGCAGCAGAGGAGTTGGTAGCGttaacagaggaggaagaggaagaagtgggAGGTGATGAAAATGGAGGGGAGGATGAAGACTCAGGAGGGGACAGGCAGAGCGAAGAGGAAGATAAAATGGCAACGGAAGATGAGGATACGCCTGCTGCAGCCGACGGTGACGATGACAACAGAGTTTTTGAAGGTGACTCCTTTTATCAGGCGCGTCTATCTGTAACTTCTGTAACAACAGTCGTTTTTCTTCTAGAATTGGGGTTCTTTGacactcctctcttcttcttgcaGGAGAGAAGGGCAATTGGTTCATCCTCTCGGGTTACGAGGAGATGGGGGAGAAGAGTGGGGCTAAGGAGAGGAGCTGCTTAGAAATACCTGTCAAGAGATTCCCAGTGGTAAGGCGATGAAGGCAGTTATACATCTGTTGAGTTGTTTCCTCCCTTGTGTGCTTCTGTCTTCTTAGCACACTTGAGACGTTTTATCTCCCAAGATAATTATTTGtagagttctattccaaaatctGTATATTCATTTTGTTGTCCGTCATTTCTCATCTGTAGAATAGAGAATCTAATCTGTAAGTGTATTCATTTTGTTGACAAAGGCATTGCACTCAAAAGAGAGATAGTGACACACTTCATACTGCGcactgttgatgatgatgatgctttTACTACTACTGAATACTGTTCTGACTGACTATATTCACATTGCTCTGTTTAAAACCAAATGTATTCTGTTCTTAGGCCAAGAGAAATCTTTTTCCATCCAACTCAGTAGTAGGTTTGTAAATGTTATTGCTTATTGCAAATGTTATTGCTCTTCTGATTATTAAGCAAAATTAACTTATTAGTGTATCGACTGTGTaattaaagcccctatgtgtagaatatttacctcaatatatcattctcaaattaattttgatagcatagtatgGCTGCAGAAAAATGAGACAGTAGCAGTGAAAAGtggtttattgtttttgttgttttctatgtgtttattcAATTTGCGAATTGACACAAAATGTGCAGGACTGACTTGTGGCACAAAGGAggagcctcaaccaaaacagataGAGGACTGCCTCACTGTACTTGTTTGTATGAAACAAATGCACagacaagtacagatgctgtccagtcccacagtgCTAGTTagctgtgcagcatcaactgttgttgtagttgaagttactaaagtcctggaataatcaggataaccaccTTATTAATTCAGTGTATTGTCAATAAGAATAGATCCACTCTGCTATATTGCTAAGCTGTAGTAGGTTGGCTGTCTTTCAGTATAAcagtagcctgttagccaaaatgttttgttagcatgaatctgcaaaaaacagaaaactgtcAAAGGTAAATAATTTATACTTTTGAATGATAATACAGCGATGGTAGCTCCTTGGTTTTCTATTAAGAATTTTCACAGATTGTTCATAGAGTATATAATGGTTTTAGCATAGTGTCGCCTGCCTGCTGATAAATTCCAATAATTAATTCTAACACAATCTAATTGTAACCGGTCTAGTCCGTCTGTCAACATGTTGACAGACCAAAATCATCAAAAAAAATTCCTGTATATTATTTTACTTTGTAATGAAAGTGATTCTGCTCTGATTTTATGTAATacttaaattttatttttgaataGAGAGTAGGTGTATGCCATTGGATGAGGATGGAGACAATGGAATGGAGACCATCCAGCAtagtgaagaagagaggggagaggaagaggatggttCAGCAAAAGATGACGCCTCTATCACAGCACCCATAGACGCTGATGCCAACCAGATGTCAGGTACACCCATCTTTGTCTCCAGTAGAGGTGTTGAAGaaaatagagaggaggagatggagatagtcggaggaaaggagggaagtcagcaaggagagaaagaagtcaACACTGAAACAGTGATTTCTGCAACACCTCTGTCCATGCCTGCTGTTGCATCTCAAACCTCACCCCCAGATGTCAAACCCAACATCTGCAATGCAGCCGGAGATGCTGCATCAACCAGCAATCAGACTCCCAACCTCAGCCCCTGCCCTCTCCTGTCAGTCAGTGCAAAAGACACAAATGTATTGCGTGTCAACACGATCATAGGTTTgcatcaaatacattttttttgtgttttccctGAATGTGTTCGTTTATGAATATACTTCAAGGATTGattttaatatctttttttatttcatcatgtcTTCTTCTACCCACAGAGCATGAAGAGATCACAGAAAAccaggaagagacagaagatgGAGAGCTGGAAAAAGAGCAGagtggagagcaggagagacaaggggagagaaaagaggtggggactgaaatggagagaggacagagaagtTGTGTTAAGTCAGAATCTGAAGGCAACGGTCAAGCCGTTACTACTGGAAACACCGATGACGATCTACCAACAAATACTCTGCTGCCCAAATCACAAAgtccctgccttccttcctcaATCCCAAACCTGTCTGCATCCCACTGCTCTGCTCAAGTCCCTCACAACCCCAAAAAGAAGACCCATAGTTTCAGCAGAAAGAGAAACCTGAGGTTCTCCGGTAGCCAGTACTGTGGTGGCAGAGACAAGGCCCAAGACAGGAGGCgtgagaggagggagatcatcatggttaacagcCTGCAAAAGATCTCTGACTCGCAGCACAAGATCACCACAGCTTTGGAGCAGCTCTGCTCCAGTCAGAACACAGTTATTGAGCTGCTGCAGAAAATAAGTGATAAAATGAACATGGGGTGGCAGGGTCCTAaatgaaatcgaccaatcagtcAATCACACAGACCTATAAGGcgtgtgcatatgcgtgtgtgtttgtgtgggtgggtgtaatGACAAAGCAATGCCAAAATCAGTTGGCCAATATTGTTGTGCTTGCAATAACCTATAAACTTTTGTGTGTAAtactttttttgtcatttatttttagagGAGCTTTTTAGATAGTGGAAGTGGTTGTCCTTTCTTGTGCCTGTCATATGCAATTTAGAGTTCTAAAAAGCAGTATGTCAGTATATAAATTGCATTATTTTGTATGTGCAATAAGGGAACATTTTTCTAATTTGTAATTGTAAACACTTCAGAAAAACAtggtaaacacaaaacataaagcCTCATCTTTGTTACAGTTGTCCTTGGAGAGACAATGCTTCCATCTCACTGTACTATTTCACATCAGGGATTAACTTTTTATTGTCGATTTTCTccactttctccctttcttcgcATGACTTGACTCGCATATCAAAgcagtcaagtttatttgtttaCGTTTACTATGTTCTCCATAGTTGTGTGTCACCTTGTGGGTTCCGGAAGGATGATTTATTTaggataaaaataaattaattcttttttcttttttggataTGTCTTCATTATTGATAAATCCTGAGAATTGTCAgatgtgggtttttgttttttttggtaatATGACACTTGCAGACTTGAACCCTTGTGACTCGGACTCTAACACAAATGACTCAGACTTGTACTTGAGCACCGgtaacttgagacttgactcggACTCGAAGTATGGTGACTTAACTACAACTCTGTAGTATAGTGTGGCTGGTATTTTCATTAAGCAGCTAAACTTGTGTGACGACTGTGTTGTCAGGGTTTGTTAGTTACTGTGAAAGCCACACCCCAATACATTGAGATGCGGCTTTCACAGTAACACAAAGCTGGAGTGGCGATGGGGGCGCTGTGCAGCAATCCCTGATGTCTTTAAGTAACTTTTTTAACTTATTGATTCCTATTGTATACATTTTCAGGGGTAAAAGACTAAACACAGCTTTAGTGAAGTTAACGTTTTATTACTGAAGACATTGTTGTTTAGCGTTAACGGCCTTTTACACAAGATGCGTCAGTCAcctgcattcattttcaataagagGTGTGCGGGGAGATGCAGAAAAGCGGGTGGATTGGCAG encodes:
- the LOC139918495 gene encoding uncharacterized protein LOC139918495 isoform X1, with protein sequence MRLNQRKRKRVQYNEDDGSDDDDEEEEEEEEECSEQPGPSTQDTHIQTTPDKKRSLLGRSDLLPVTCGSKKGLLDVEKLASGEACIESEGCWFAPPAFEEFAGRGSSKKWKATIFFENKPLQFWLEQGCLGTPGFKKRKAASKKQKKTPSPNSESESSSEESKAESEEEVEEDDEKDEDWHPGGGSAAEELVALTEEEEEEVGGDENGGEDEDSGGDRQSEEEDKMATEDEDTPAAADGDDDNRVFEGEKGNWFILSGYEEMGEKSGAKERSCLEIPVKRFPVAKRNLFPSNSVVESRCMPLDEDGDNGMETIQHSEEERGEEEDGSAKDDASITAPIDADANQMSGTPIFVSSRGVEENREEEMEIVGGKEGSQQGEKEVNTETVISATPLSMPAVASQTSPPDVKPNICNAAGDAASTSNQTPNLSPCPLLSVSAKDTNVLRVNTIIEHEEITENQEETEDGELEKEQSGEQERQGERKEVGTEMERGQRSCVKSESEGNGQAVTTGNTDDDLPTNTLLPKSQSPCLPSSIPNLSASHCSAQVPHNPKKKTHSFSRKRNLRFSGSQYCGGRDKAQDRRRERREIIMVNSLQKISDSQHKITTALEQLCSSQNTVIELLQKISDKMNMGWQGPK
- the LOC139918495 gene encoding uncharacterized protein LOC139918495 isoform X2, which codes for MRLNQRKRKRVQYNEDDGSDDDDEEEEEEEEECSEQPGPSTQDTHIQTTPDKKRSLLGRSDLLPVTCGSKKGLLDVEKLASGEACIESEGCWFAPPAFEEFAGRGSSKKWKATIFFENKPLQFWLEQGCLGTPGFKKRKAASKKQKKTPSPNSESESSSEESKAESEEEVEEDDEKDEDWHPGGGSAAEELVALTEEEEEEVGGDENGGEDEDSGGDRQSEEEDKMATEDEDTPAAADGDDDNRVFEGEKGNWFILSGYEEMGEKSGAKERSCLEIPVKRFPVAKRNLFPSNSVVESRCMPLDEDGDNGMETIQHSEEERGEEEDGSAKDDASITAPIDADANQMSEHEEITENQEETEDGELEKEQSGEQERQGERKEVGTEMERGQRSCVKSESEGNGQAVTTGNTDDDLPTNTLLPKSQSPCLPSSIPNLSASHCSAQVPHNPKKKTHSFSRKRNLRFSGSQYCGGRDKAQDRRRERREIIMVNSLQKISDSQHKITTALEQLCSSQNTVIELLQKISDKMNMGWQGPK